Proteins encoded in a region of the Oncorhynchus clarkii lewisi isolate Uvic-CL-2024 chromosome 18, UVic_Ocla_1.0, whole genome shotgun sequence genome:
- the LOC139372234 gene encoding gamma-glutamylaminecyclotransferase-like → MTYIFVYGTLKKGQPNYFRMLPDQGNGKAEFCGHARTVDGYPLVIAGKYNIPYLLNRPGEGHRVQGEVYRVDDTMLSFLDAFEGCPTMYQRTSVQIELEDWKVEGRERSPGSMMEAFFYSTTSYQPAWLKHNFYENYDAYGDHGLVYIDREDREIH, encoded by the coding sequence atgacttatatcttTGTCTATGGGACTCTGAAGAAGGGTCAGCCCAACTACTTCAGGATGCTGCCGGACCAGGGGAACGGGAAGGCTGAGTTCTGTGGTCACGCCCGCACCGTAGATGGCTACCCGCTGGTGATCGCTGGGAAGTACAACATCCCCTACCTGCTGAACCGTCCCGGGGAGGGCCACAGGGTCCAGGGGGAGGTGTACAGGGTGGATGACACCATGCTGAGCTTCCTAGACGCCTTCGAGGGCTGCCCCACCATGTACCAACGCACCTCCGTTCAGATAGAGTTGGAGGACtggaaggtggaggggagagagaggagcccaGGCAGCATGATGGAGGCCTTCTTCTACAGCACCACCTCCTACCAGCCTGCCTGGCTCAAACACAACTTCTATGAGAACTACGACGCCTACGGAGACCATGGCTTGGTGTACATcgacagggaggacagagagatccaCTGA